In the Paenibacillus sp. J23TS9 genome, CAGGCAGTCGGTGCGCCCGATCATTTCCTGGATGGTGCGGAATCCGAGCTCAGCCATCCACTCACGCAGATCCTCAGCCACAAATCTCATGAAGTTCACGACATGCGCCGGGTCCCCCATGAAATGCTTGCGCAGTTCCGGATTCTGGGTTGCGACGCCCACCGGACAAGTATCCATCTGACATACACGCATCATGATGCAGCCAAGGGCAATCAGCGGTGCCGTAGAGAAGCCATATTCTTCTGCTCCGAGCAGCGCTGCCACGGCCAGATCGCGGCCGTTCAGCATTTTACCGTCCGTCTCCAGCACGACACGGTCACGCAGATTGTTCAGAATCAACGTCTGATGCGTTTCCGCAAGACCCAGCTCCCACGGCATACCTGCATGGCGGATTGAGCTTTGCGGCGAAGCGCCGGTGCCGCCATCATAGCCGCTCACCAGGATAATGTCGGCTCTGCCTTTGGCTACGCCTGCGGCAATCGTGCCCACACCAACCTCGGATACCAGCTTCACGTTAATGTTCGCACGTGGATTCGCATTCTTCAGATCATAAATCAATTCCGCCAAATCCTCGATGGAATAGATATCATGATGCGGCGGCGGTGAAATCAGACCGACACCCGGCGTGGAACCGCGGACCTCGGCAACCCAAGGGTACACCTTGCGTCCTGGCAGCTGGCCGCCTTCGCCTGGCTTCGCACCTTGAGCCATCTTGATCTGGATTTCATCGGCATTCACCAGGTAGTTGGATGTTACGCCAAACCGGCCTGATGCAACCTGCTTGATCGCGCTGCGGCGGGAATCACCATTCGCATCCGGAATGTAACGTTCAGGATTCTCTCCCCCTTCACCGGTGTTGCTCTTGCCACCGATGCGGTTCATGGCAATCGCCAAGCTCTCATGCGCTTCTTTACTGATCGAACCGAAGGACATCGCGCCTGTTTTGAAACGGCGCATGATGGAGTCGATGGGCTCAACCTCATCAATAGATACCGCAGGTCCAACCGGCTTCAGCTTCAGCAGCGAGCGGATGGTCATCTTCTGCTCATTCTCACCCTGCACCAGCTTGGAGTATTTCTTATAAACCTTGTAGTCTCCAGTACGGACTGCTTGCTGCAGTAAGTGAATGGTTTGCGGGTTGAACAGATGCTCTTCTCCGTCCTTACGCCACTGATATTCACCACCGGAATCCAGTACCTTGTCGTTTCCGTCTTTTTCTGTAAAAGCACGGTTATGATGGGCAAGCGCTTCAGCCGTTACTTCCTCCAGACCGATACCGCCGATACGTGAAGGCGTGCGTGTAAAGTATTGCTCTACGAATTCCTCTTTCAAGCCAACCGCTTCAAAGATTTGAGCCCCGCGGTAGGATTGAATTGTAGAAATACCCATTTTGGAAAGTATTTTAACCACGCTCTTGGTCGAGGCTTTAATATAATTTTTCACAGCTTTCTCATGCGTTACGCCGCGCAGCAATCCTTGACGGATCATGTCGTCCAGCGTTTCAAAGGCCAGATACGGGTTGACCGCACTGACACCATAACCAAGCAGCAGCGCGTAGTGATGCACTTCACGCGGTTCACCGGATTCGAGCAGGATGCTCACCTTCGTGCGCGTCTCTTGACGAATCAGGTGATGATGCAGGCAGGAAACGGCCAGCAGCGCTGGTATGGCTGCATTTTCACGGTCCACGCCGCGGTCGGACAGAATCAGGATGTTATGACCCTTGCGGATGACCCGGTCAGCCGCTTGGCAAAGTCCATCGAGCGCCTGACGCAGGCCTTCGGCCCCGTCAGCTGCCGTAAAGAAGATTGGGATCGTCATAGACTTGAAGCCAGGACGGTGCACATGACGGATTTTTGCAAAATCCTCATTAGACAGAATCGGCGTATCCAAACGGATCTGGCGGCAGCTTTCCGGCTCCGGATGCAGCAGATTGCGCTCCGGTCCAATGGTTGTCCCCGTCGCCGTAATGATTTCTTCACGAATCGCATCAATCGGCGGGTTCGTTACCTGAGCAAACATTTGCTTAAAGTAATTGTACAGCCGTTGAGGCTTATCGGACAGCACAGCCAGCGGAGCATCATAGCCCATCGAGGCGAGTGCTTCCATACCGGTGGAGGCCATCGGCTCCAATACCTTGCGCAGCTCTTCGAATGTATAGCCAAAGGCCAACTGAAGCTGTGTTACATTGTCATGCTTCGGATTCGGAAGCTCAGGCGCATCCGGCAGCTCATCCAGATTGACCAGATGCTCGTCAAGCCATTCACGGTATGGCTGTTCGGAAGCAATCAATGCTTTCACTTCCTCATCGGAAATAATGCGTCCTTCCTTGGTATCGACAAGCAGCATTTTGCCTGGGCGCAGACGATCCTTGTACAGTATATTTTCAGGAGCAATGTCAAGGACACCCGCTTCGGAAGACAGAATAATCAAGTCGTCCTTGGTCACATAGTAACGGGAAGGTCGAAGACCATTACGGTCAAGGATTGCTCCGATCTGCACGCCATCCGTAAACGCCATAGCGGCAGGTCCGTCCCAAGGCTCCATCAGCGTGCTGTGGTATTCATAAAATGCCTTTTTGGTTTCTCCCATACCTTCGTCGTTGTTCCACGGTTCAGGCACCATCATCATGGCCACATGAGGAAGGGAACGTCCGCTCAGGTACAAAAATTCAAAGGTATTGTCAAACATCGCGGTATCTGAGCCGTCCGGATTAATAACCGGCTTCACTTTGTTCAGATCAGCACCGAAGACATCACTCTTAAACAGGGATTGGCGGGCGTGCATCCAGTTCACATTACCGCGCAGCGTATTGATCTCGCCGTTATGAATCATGAAACGGTATGGATGAGCTCGCTCCCAGCTTGGGAACGTGTTCGTACTGAAACGGGAGTGAACCAGCGCGATCGCAGTCTCCACCGTTTCGTTTTGCAGATCCAGATAGAATTGGCCCACCTGTACCGTGGTCAGCATGCCTTTGTATACAATTTTCCGGCAGGATAAGCTTGAAATATAGAAGGTATCCCCTTCCGGCATTCCACCATACCGGATATCGAGTTCGACGCGTCTGCGGATGATGTACAGCTTGCGTTCGAAATCAAGATCTTCTTTCAGGTCGCTGCTGCGAGCAATAAATACCTGGCGCACGTACGGCTTCGCTTCCTTCGCCGATTTGCCCAGCATTTCATCATAGGTCGGCACTTCCCGGAAACCGAGGAAGGTCTGGCCTTCTTCCTTAATAATCTGAATCAGCCGGCTCTCATGAGCCTCACGAACGGCCTCATCATGGGAAAGGAACAGCATGCCTGCTCCGTATTGACCCGGCTCAGGAAGTTCAAATCCGAGCTTTAGTGCCTCTTCGGCAAAAAAACGATGTGGAATCTGCAGCATAATACCGGCTCCGTCACCGGAATTAGGCTCACTGCCTTGGCCGCCGCGATGTTCCATATTTTCCAGCATCGTCAACGCCTGACTGACAATTTCATGGGAAGCCCGGCCCTTGATATGAGCAACAAACCCCATGCCGCAAGCATCTTTTTCAAATTGCGGATCATAAAGTCCCTGTTTAGGGGGAAGTACCGTATGTCTCATGGAAAGCAACCTTTCTATCTTCAGAATGAATAATGACTTAATTCCGGGTACGACAAACACAACCCTGGGCGAGACGACATTGGCTACAAGAACAAAACAGTGACTATAATTGGGGAATGGGGTAAACATACAACAGCGGACAACCTCGTTGTTATGGGGGAAAGGTTATTCATCTTAATCATCGATATTTATTCAACAAGAATTGGTTTTATTATTTTAACATTGCCCTCTGGGTCTGCGCAATTTAAAGTTTTTATGATCCTGATAAATATTGGTTTGCACTGCCGTATTAAAGTAAGATCAATTAAATAATACATTAAGTGAATAAATATTCATTGCTATGGCTTATTTTTCCTTATTTTATTTCCTTATTTAATAGTAGAAGAAATACAATTGATTTATTTTTCAACAGATAAATAAAAGGGTTATCCCGAAGCCACTATGGCTTGGGATAACCCTTTTTTCACCTTTGTGTCTATTATGCGGACACGCTCGGTGCTTGCTGCTGATCAAGAATGCCTTTATGCGATTTCATGGAGAAGTATACGAGCGTCAGGGCCAGGAATACAATGCCCACGGCGCCGAGTACAGCAGCTTGCTGCCACATCAATGAGAAATCGCCGGTAGATATAACCGCTTTGAAGCCTTTGACACTGTATGTCATTGGCAGAAGCGGATTGAGGCTCTTCATCCAGTCTGGAATCAGCTCCAGCGGGAAGGTACCTGCACTGGTTGTCAATTGGAAGATCAAAAGTACGATGACAACAAAACGTCCAGGCTGATCCAGCCAGGTAACAATGGCTTGAATCATAAACATAAAGGACAAGCTCGTGATAAATGTAAAGAGATAGAATAGCGGAACGCTCTGTACATCAAGCTTCAATCCGTACAAGATGACGAGAGCAGACAATAAAGATTGAAGCACACTCATCAATACGAAAGAGAATGTCCGGCTGATGAACCGGTTGAAGCCGGAAGCACCCATCACAGATGTATCTCTCATTGGAATAACAATGGTACTAATCAAGGCACCCACAAACAACCCTAGAGACAGGAAGTACGGCGCAAAACCTGTTCCATAATTCGGTACATTGGAGAACTTATTCTCTTGGATATGAACAGGTTCCGCAAACATTTGGAAGTTCTCGTCACCGGCTTTAACTTCACCCGTTTTCTTGGCTGCTTCATTCAGCTTAGAGGCCAGCTCTCCGGAACCGTCTTTCAGCTTGCCGAGTCCTTCTGTCAATTGGCCAGCCCCGGTATCAAGCTGCTTCGATCCATCCGCTAAGACAGATACGCCGCTGCCGAGCTGGCTCATACCGCCCTTCAGCTTGCCTGAACCATCGGCGATTTGGGCTGCGCCGCTGGATAATTGCTTGCTGCCGTTAGCCGCGTCGGCCAGCTTCGTGCCGAACAGCTTCATTCCGTCTTCCAGCTTGGATTGACCTGCTTCGAGCTGGGCTGCTCCTTGAAGCAACTGCTGCTGTCCTTGATGCAGCTGATCCACACCTGTTGTCAGCTGCGTTGCTCCTTGGCTGAGCTGGGTCGCGCCACCGGATAGCTGCTGCAATCCATCATGGAGACTGGAGGCTCCGCCAGAAAGCTGCTGTTGAGACTTATGCAGCTGCGAAGCTCCTTCGCTGAGCTGCTGCTGCCCTTGATGCAGCTGTTCGCTGCCTTTGGCTACTGCCTGGCTTGCCGCGATCAGCTTTTGCACTGCCGGGTTTTGAGCAAGCTCCGGACTTGACTGAGCTAACTGCTGCAAGCCCTGTGCCACGCCTTGGGCACCCGATGCCACTTGAGCCCCGCCAGCTTCTGCGGTTTTCATGCTTTCGGCCAGCTTGGCGCTGCCTGCTTCCGATTGCTTCAGCCCATCCTGAAGCTTGCCGCTGCCATCCATTGTCGATGCCAACCCGGCTTGAAGCTTGCTGCTGCCGTCTACTGCGGATTGCAGTCCCGCTTTCAATTTTGCACTGCCGGCTTCAGACGCGGTCAGTCCGTCTTTTAATTGTACGGATCCCTGATGCGCGGAGACAACGCCATCTTCCAGCTGCTTATGTGCTGAACTCAGCTGACCCAGACCACTTGCCAATGTCGATGAACCTTCCTTCAGGCTCAAGGCGCCTTTTTGCAGGTCACCTGCTCCATTAGAAAGTGGCTGAATACCTTCCTGAAGCTTAACCGTGCCTGCCACCATTTTGCTCAAATTCTCTTTCAGCTTGGCAGCTCCTTCATCAAGCTTTACAGCTCCGTCTGAAATGTCGGATGCCCCGCTGCCTGCTTCACCGAGGCCATCTGATACGGTTTTGATTTGATCGAACAATGTCTTGGAATAAGCTTCGGTTACTTTCTCGGATACCTTTGTTCTGATTTCTTTTACGGCTGTTCCGCCGATTTGCGAAGCCAGGAAGTTATACCCTTCATTCGGTTCGAAGATGATTTCGGAAGGCTGCGGATGCTCATCCAGTACTGTCGCGGCTTTGGATGAAAAGTCTTCAGGAATGACAATCGTCATATAATACTTGTCTTCCTCCATCCCCTTCTCCGCTTCCTCGCGGCTTACAAACTTCCAAGCAAAATCATCGCTTTTCTTTAGCTCATCAATAAGCTCTTCCCCAACATGCAGCGACTGGTCTCCATACTCTGCACCGGTGTCCGTATTGACAACCGCCACTGGCAATTGATCCATTTTACCGTAAGGATCCCAGAAGGCTGTCAGGAATAATCCGGCATACATAACCGGAATACAGAGCACAGCTACCATGGAAATAAGCAGCTTCCGGTTGCGGACCGTCGCAGCCATATCCTTGAAAAATACAGATATTGACTTCATGAATGTTTCTCTCCTTATATTCTCTATTGTTTCTCAATACTAAATGACCGTTTTGATCAATTGGTCACTTCAGAGCTAATAAAAACTTCCTTTTCCGGCCGCCTACTTAGGCTGCTCGTACTTGGAAGCATGGTCTGCCCCGCTATTTTGATGTGTATGCTGCTTCAGGAAGACTCCGCCAGACCATCTGCTAAAAACAATTGGATATAATGATGAATTTCGTCCTTGCCAAGTGGTTCCCGTATCTGATTAAAATCGGAAGTCAGAGCAATATACAGCTTGAACATGACAATGGCAACCACTTGCGGATCACAAGGTTTGATTTCTCCATGGTCAAGCGCAGAGGCGATTTCCCTCTCCAAATAATCCAAAATTACACGCTCCAGCTTGGCAATCCCTTCCCTGGCTTTGAGCGTACCGACATCCCGGACCTCTTGGGACAGCTTGATGAACAGCTCATGGTCATCTCTGAATTCCAGCAAAGCGTCCAAGACCCTGTACAGGTTCTCAAAAAAAGTATGCTCCCGCCTGATTTTACTCTCGGCAAGTCCTTTCATCTCCACGATCACGCTGTACAAAATTTCATCAAACAGTTCTTCCTTGTTGGTGAAAAATGTATAGATGGTCCCTTTGCCCACGTTCGCAATTTTTGCCACCTGATCCATCGTCGTCGCCTTATATCCAAACAGGGCGAAAGACTGCGCTGCCGCTTGAAGGATTTGCTTCCGACGATCTACCGCAGGCATATCCTTCTCCTCCTTTCCTTTAGATTATTCATTCATCGTAATGACCAGATTTCCAATCCGGTCATATGGTCAATTCATACTTTATCACGTTCATAGACTGCTGGCAACCCCTCCCAGACATTTTTTTCAGAATCTTTTCTTTTATTTTCACACACCCGTTTTCCATCCTGCAGAATTGACGGCCGTTTATAGATTTTTACCATATCCTCCTGTAAGATAGAGGAAGGAAAAGTGGGTGAAAACATGCGGAAAAAGAGAGTGCTGCTGCTGTCCGAGGGCTTCGGCACAGGCCATACGCAAGCAGCATACGCACTGGCGGCCGGGATGAAGAGGCTCGACCCCAATCTTCAATGCCGCGTCATCGAGCTCGGTAAATTTTTAAATCCGAAGATGGGTCCCTTAATCCTGTCGGCATACCGTAAGACGGTCAGCAGCAGCCCCAAACTGGTTGGGATGCTCTACCGCAAGCAATATAATAAATCGCTCAACCGGCTGACCAAGCTCGCCTTGCATCGGCTCTTTTACACGCAGGCGGCTCAGGTCATTAAACAGCTTAAACCGGATTTGATCGTATGTACGCATCCTTTTCCCAATGCTGTGATCTCGCGCCTCAAAAGGCAGGGGATACCTGTGCCGCTCGTTACACTAATTACGGATTATGATGTCCATGGTACATGGGTTAATAAGGAAGTTAATCAATACCTGGTGTCTACATCCAGGGTCAAAAACTTGCTGTTACGCCGGAATGTTCCTTCCTCATCTATTCAAGTGACCGGCATCCCTGTTCACCCGAATTTCTGGGAAAGAGCGGACAAGGAACAGCTGCTTCAAGAGCTTGGACTTAGACGCATGCCGACAGTTCTGATCATGAGCGGGGGCTGGGGCGTTTCCTTTAACAAAGAAATGATAAATCTGCTGATATCCTGGGCGGATCAGATACAGCTGATATTATGCACAGGCAGTAATGAAAAACTCCTCCACAAAATGAAAAGCAGTCCTGTACTCAATCATCCTAACATCCACCTGCTTGGATATACCAACCAGATCGATAAATGGA is a window encoding:
- the gltB gene encoding glutamate synthase large subunit, which gives rise to MRHTVLPPKQGLYDPQFEKDACGMGFVAHIKGRASHEIVSQALTMLENMEHRGGQGSEPNSGDGAGIMLQIPHRFFAEEALKLGFELPEPGQYGAGMLFLSHDEAVREAHESRLIQIIKEEGQTFLGFREVPTYDEMLGKSAKEAKPYVRQVFIARSSDLKEDLDFERKLYIIRRRVELDIRYGGMPEGDTFYISSLSCRKIVYKGMLTTVQVGQFYLDLQNETVETAIALVHSRFSTNTFPSWERAHPYRFMIHNGEINTLRGNVNWMHARQSLFKSDVFGADLNKVKPVINPDGSDTAMFDNTFEFLYLSGRSLPHVAMMMVPEPWNNDEGMGETKKAFYEYHSTLMEPWDGPAAMAFTDGVQIGAILDRNGLRPSRYYVTKDDLIILSSEAGVLDIAPENILYKDRLRPGKMLLVDTKEGRIISDEEVKALIASEQPYREWLDEHLVNLDELPDAPELPNPKHDNVTQLQLAFGYTFEELRKVLEPMASTGMEALASMGYDAPLAVLSDKPQRLYNYFKQMFAQVTNPPIDAIREEIITATGTTIGPERNLLHPEPESCRQIRLDTPILSNEDFAKIRHVHRPGFKSMTIPIFFTAADGAEGLRQALDGLCQAADRVIRKGHNILILSDRGVDRENAAIPALLAVSCLHHHLIRQETRTKVSILLESGEPREVHHYALLLGYGVSAVNPYLAFETLDDMIRQGLLRGVTHEKAVKNYIKASTKSVVKILSKMGISTIQSYRGAQIFEAVGLKEEFVEQYFTRTPSRIGGIGLEEVTAEALAHHNRAFTEKDGNDKVLDSGGEYQWRKDGEEHLFNPQTIHLLQQAVRTGDYKVYKKYSKLVQGENEQKMTIRSLLKLKPVGPAVSIDEVEPIDSIMRRFKTGAMSFGSISKEAHESLAIAMNRIGGKSNTGEGGENPERYIPDANGDSRRSAIKQVASGRFGVTSNYLVNADEIQIKMAQGAKPGEGGQLPGRKVYPWVAEVRGSTPGVGLISPPPHHDIYSIEDLAELIYDLKNANPRANINVKLVSEVGVGTIAAGVAKGRADIILVSGYDGGTGASPQSSIRHAGMPWELGLAETHQTLILNNLRDRVVLETDGKMLNGRDLAVAALLGAEEYGFSTAPLIALGCIMMRVCQMDTCPVGVATQNPELRKHFMGDPAHVVNFMRFVAEDLREWMAELGFRTIQEMIGRTDCLDADVVNTHWKKQGIDLSALLHIPEMPEGSTRFNSKTQNHGLEETLDIRHLLDLAAPALESGAAVQGTLPITNVDRAVGTILGSEVTRKYGAAGLSADTITFTFTGTAGQSFGAFVPKGMTLTVVGDANDYTGKGLSGGKLIVKPSEKSTFKAEENIIIGNTAFYGATSGEAYINGIAGERFAVRNSGASVVVEGVGDHGCEYMTGGRVVVLGGTGRNFAAGMSGGIAYVYDPENTFIQRCNLEMVLLERVEEAEEAEELKELIQKHVSTTGSAMGQKVLEDWGQSLQQFVRVIPKDYKRMIQHIRKVQEKGLTGEAALLAAFEANMRELARAGSH
- a CDS encoding YhgE/Pip domain-containing protein, which gives rise to MKSISVFFKDMAATVRNRKLLISMVAVLCIPVMYAGLFLTAFWDPYGKMDQLPVAVVNTDTGAEYGDQSLHVGEELIDELKKSDDFAWKFVSREEAEKGMEEDKYYMTIVIPEDFSSKAATVLDEHPQPSEIIFEPNEGYNFLASQIGGTAVKEIRTKVSEKVTEAYSKTLFDQIKTVSDGLGEAGSGASDISDGAVKLDEGAAKLKENLSKMVAGTVKLQEGIQPLSNGAGDLQKGALSLKEGSSTLASGLGQLSSAHKQLEDGVVSAHQGSVQLKDGLTASEAGSAKLKAGLQSAVDGSSKLQAGLASTMDGSGKLQDGLKQSEAGSAKLAESMKTAEAGGAQVASGAQGVAQGLQQLAQSSPELAQNPAVQKLIAASQAVAKGSEQLHQGQQQLSEGASQLHKSQQQLSGGASSLHDGLQQLSGGATQLSQGATQLTTGVDQLHQGQQQLLQGAAQLEAGQSKLEDGMKLFGTKLADAANGSKQLSSGAAQIADGSGKLKGGMSQLGSGVSVLADGSKQLDTGAGQLTEGLGKLKDGSGELASKLNEAAKKTGEVKAGDENFQMFAEPVHIQENKFSNVPNYGTGFAPYFLSLGLFVGALISTIVIPMRDTSVMGASGFNRFISRTFSFVLMSVLQSLLSALVILYGLKLDVQSVPLFYLFTFITSLSFMFMIQAIVTWLDQPGRFVVIVLLIFQLTTSAGTFPLELIPDWMKSLNPLLPMTYSVKGFKAVISTGDFSLMWQQAAVLGAVGIVFLALTLVYFSMKSHKGILDQQQAPSVSA
- a CDS encoding TetR/AcrR family transcriptional regulator, with product MPAVDRRKQILQAAAQSFALFGYKATTMDQVAKIANVGKGTIYTFFTNKEELFDEILYSVIVEMKGLAESKIRREHTFFENLYRVLDALLEFRDDHELFIKLSQEVRDVGTLKAREGIAKLERVILDYLEREIASALDHGEIKPCDPQVVAIVMFKLYIALTSDFNQIREPLGKDEIHHYIQLFLADGLAESS
- a CDS encoding glycosyltransferase — translated: MRKKRVLLLSEGFGTGHTQAAYALAAGMKRLDPNLQCRVIELGKFLNPKMGPLILSAYRKTVSSSPKLVGMLYRKQYNKSLNRLTKLALHRLFYTQAAQVIKQLKPDLIVCTHPFPNAVISRLKRQGIPVPLVTLITDYDVHGTWVNKEVNQYLVSTSRVKNLLLRRNVPSSSIQVTGIPVHPNFWERADKEQLLQELGLRRMPTVLIMSGGWGVSFNKEMINLLISWADQIQLILCTGSNEKLLHKMKSSPVLNHPNIHLLGYTNQIDKWMDVSDLLITKPGGMTCTEGLAKGIPMLFYEVIPGQEEENGQYFVELGSAEMISSPAVLDRWHHRLIHEYESVENSRLKSLVSPEPGSEPFHCAQQVYELLRQWSPQSSSGSSRL